TCGATTCTTTCACGCGTGTTCTTAAAATTAAAGTAAACAACAATTTCATATGAAGGTGAGTAAATGCTGGCACTTCTGTTTCCCATTCCGCCAATACAATAAGTTCAGTCCGAACATCTTCCTTCTTTTCATCCAgaagcttttgtttatttagcgCTTTTGCTAACAGGAGACTCGTCAGTTTCAGCTTCCTAATGTATTATTGTGAATAATAACAGCTTCAAAACGGTTTATATTCGTCCTTCTGCTGTAGAAAGTTGCTGACGTTGTTTATTACTGTGAGCTTCACTTCTGTCTGTAACTAGTTAATTAGTCTCTAAGTCATCTTTATCACAGCAGTGATGTGTCTCTGAGATTAAACATGCACCTTGGTGATACACGTGTATCACTGTTGTGTTTTGAGTTCAATTTAAAACAGTctgatttaaaacattaacGTTTTTTACTACACGTGATTTCCTCTCTGTCATCATGATGTGCTTCAAATTGAACACTTTTGTGGTTTGGATATTGTTTACAGGTCATGGTGAGTTGGTTATGATGTTTTAAATGAGGAAGGTTTTGTAAAAAGAGGAAAGTAGTAATGTAAAGTATGTAGAACAGAGTGAATTGGtttatttgtggaaaaaaaaatctgatttgtttTAGGATCAAAATGACCTGAACAGAAGCTTTATGTtgcccacacacaaaaacaacatgtGTTCATTTCCAGCAGAGAAAATGAGCCAAGATTCAAGTTGGGGGGAAAACTTGACCCATACAAAACACAAGGGTTAaaacgttgttgttgttgttgtttttaaataaaagaaaatttcaTTGTAATGGGGGAATTAAAATACTCTTTTTCCAGATGCCACGTTCCTGTTCAGTTGGATGGAGGTAAACATGAGGCAGCTTTGGCAACAGTATATTCACACCTTTTTGAGGAATCTGAATATGAACACTGAAATGCTTTAGGAATGCATCATGACTACAGGAGTGTGACTTCACTGCACTCCCCACTCTTGGTTTTTCTTGTATACCAAATATGTTTAACGCAAAATGAAGTCGTTATAAACATCCGTGCATAAAGTGAGGTTTTGCCAGAGCAGACCTGAAGATGTGTGGCTGATTAGGAGTCCTGTGTGCTTCTCCCCGCTATGCCCAGGCGTGGGTTGCCACTGCAAGGCCGGGTGCGCTGGCTCCTTCTGGGCATATTTTTGCTTCTTGTCTTCCTCTTCTTTGTCTACTTGCTGGAATGTACACCACCTGCAGATGTGAGCAGTGGGTTGCCTGGTCTTGGAGGGGACCCATTTGGAAAAGAATATTTTCAGGCACTGCTCCAGGAGCAAGAGGAGCGGCACCTCAGCCGAGCAGCTAGCCTCAAGAGACAGATTGCACAGCTTAAACAGGAGTTGCAGGAAATGAATGACAAGCTGAAGAGCCtgcaagagagaaaagaaggcCCTGGACTGCAGGGATTGGTTGATGGCAAAGATCAGGAACCGAGTGACTTGTTGGAATTCCTGCATGCACAGATTGATAAGGCTGAGGTGAATACAGGAGCAAGGCTCCCTAGCGAATACGCTTTAGTGCCCTTTGAATGTTTCACCACAACAAAGGTTTATCAGCTGGAAATGGGTCTCACTCGGCACCCTGAGGAAAAGCCTGTACGAAAGGACCGGCGAGATGAGCTGGTGGAAGTGATCGAGGCAGGCCTAGATGTTCTGAACAACCCTGATGAAGAGGACGGCCAGGAGGAAGACATCCCCATGCAGAGGCAGACCTTCACAGAAAGCCACTTTGTCGAGGGTAAGAAGCCTGAACTTGTCTAGGGCAATGTTTGTGTGGTATTTGTTTCAAAAGTACTTTAAAGGTTTCCTGTACTGGTACAAACTATTGTGTGTGAACTTTTATGTTgtctttatgcttttttttaggGCTATACAGGACCGAGCGGGACAAAGGCACGCAGTACGAGCTGTACTTTGCGAAGGAAAATTCACACGAATATCGCCATGTAACCCTCTTCCGTCCATTTGGTCCATTAATGAAAGTGAGGAGCACATCTGTGGACACGAGCAGCACAATCATTAATATTATAGTGCCTCTGTCAGGCAGAACAGAAGCTTTTATTCAATTTCTGCACAACTTCAGGTAAGCACTATGGAACAATGTCTGTAGATTAAGTTACCCGGTTAAAATTGTGAGGGGGTATAAACAAGCAGATTTATATTCTCAGCAATCTCAGGCATCCTAAAAAATTATTGGAACCTTTACTGATGTGTGAAATCTAGCAGTCTAGATCTTTGCCATGTAGATTGTGCCTCTGATGTGGCAggaagatttgtttgtttgccttaATTTGGCCTTAAATAGTTCTAACTGCTTATGACTGGggggaaaaatatatttttttaatttaaaaaagtcagATAGGATTCAAATAAGTTACTTcagtaataattatattaatatgcaTATTTTTTTGTAGGGAGGTGTGTATACATCAGGACAAGCGAGTGCATCTTACAGTGGTCTACTTTGGGGAAGAGGGCTTGCAAGAGGTGACCTCTTCCTTACAAAAATTATCCAGGTTTGTGTTGTACAGCATTTCTGTTCTCAGTATACAGGTTAAAACCTGGTTTGTTATCAGGGCTGATATAACCAAATGATccataatttatcatttatcaagCTCAAATTATGTCTaattatcattaacattatcTGCATTTATCTGTCACTTACAATTTTCATAGTGAGGAGAATTTCACGAACTACACTCTTATTCCTGTGGACGAGGAGTTTTCCCGTGGGAGAGGATTGGACATCGGTGCTCATGCATGGAAGAAAGAGGctgatgtgttaatgtttttctGTGATGTAGACATTTATTTCACATCTGAGTTCCTCGAAACGTGCCGTCTCAACACAGCCCCTGGTACATAATTTAAGCATAAATGTGCTTGTCTATAACTTCAGGATAGTTGgctagtcatataatataataatagtagaGACATAAGTGATTTTAGGGTTTTGTTGTCTGGgattttaaaaccttttgcAATTAATATTGCCTTGTACAAAATTAAGACAGCCTATTGAGCAGAATTTCTCATATCTGTGTGTGGTTTTAACCTGTTGTAGTTTATCCTCTAAACATCTATCCATTGTCTTTTCACTAAAGGGAAACGAGTGTTCTATCCAGTAGTGTTTAGTTTATATAATCCTGCCATTGTATATGGAAATCTTGAATTGGCTCCACCCATTGAACATCAGTTGGTATGTTGCCCGGTCACGTTTTTCCATTCCCGTTATCTTTTGGATTGAATAAActagtatttaatattataaacccTGTTCCATCTTTTACAGATTCATAAAAAAGATGCTGGATTCTGGAGAGACTTTGGATTTGGCATGACATGTCAGTATCGCTCTGACTTCCTCACTATCGGTGAGCTTTGCAGCTAACTAACCTTATCtgatttaagtatttatttaagcagtttttattgttttttttcctgacatcATTTTCTGATTATCACTCTAGGAGGATTTGATCTGGAAGTGAAAGGTTGGGGAGTGGAGGATGTCCATTTGTACAGGAAGTATCTGAGGAGCGAGCTGATAGTGATGCGCACACCAGTTTCGGGTCTCTTTCACCTGTGGCATGAGAAACTATGTGCAGATGAGTTAACGCCAGAACAATACCGCATGTGCATCCAATCCAAAGCTATGAACGAAGCTTCTCACTCACATTTGGGCATGCTGGTGTTTCGCGAGGAGATCGAAAACCACCTCCGCAAGCAGGCCTACAAAAGCCAGAGCAGGGCAGAGGATTGAAACAGCTACAATAAACTTGCTCACAGTAAGCACAATATTAGTGCATTTCAGTAGGGCAGAATTTAACCAGCGGAGATTTGTCTAGCTCTTGCAACTTTACCACATCATTTCTGAAATAATGCAgaagatattttattaaataaaaaaaaaagcagaatccCAAGGATCAACTAAGAACAAAGTATATGAATGAAGTGTATGGGAAGCCATTCTGTGTGAAGGCTGTGGCAATGaccatgttattattatttctgaaggtccatttaacacatttgttgtTCTTAATTTAAAATGACCAGTTGAGTTGGTGCTTTTATGTTCATACACATTAATAGCCTGGACCTAGTCATGTTACTGGTtatcatacatttatttttaatggtgtTGTTTAACattgttacttttttttatcgCTTTTAGTATTAAATCATGTGTGCTGTGGTAATGAGCAACAGTGTTTTTACAGGTGAAAGAGACAATCAGTTGTAAATGGATATGAACAGTATGTATATGGCAGTACATCCAGTGACAATTCAGCAAGTGTCAGATTCAGATGCTGAAACAGTGCAACACTACACTGTGGTGGTCAGTTTGTGATGTGGGTAAATTCTCAATACCAACTGGATttggaaattattttaataatgtacAACTGCTGACTACTGTTAATACCCAGTAGCCATTTAGTTTCTGTTGAGGATGGGTTTTTTTCAGTTACACAGTAGAGGCTACTAATAGAAGACTGACATCTGTAGCATCTAAAAcaacagcagcacaatgcaatgGTAAAGGCTAAACTTctcaacctttttttaaataaagagggACTGCAATCTTTAAGCTTTGTGTTGATTCTTGTTTGTAATCATTTACACTGTCAACTTTTTTTAAGTAGTACACCAGTATCACATGAACATAAGTTGAATAAAATCAATGGAAAGACTTGTTTTCTTACCTAATGCAGTAAAGTTTCTGTTACAACCATGATTTTTGAGGTCTGATGAACCATAATCAATATTTCACCGCTCTATAAAAATGCTGATGTACAGTGGAACTTGCTAACTATAATTTTCTTATAGTTTCTTaatttaagatatttaagaGATTTAAGATAACTTATGTATTCTTATTTatacaagaaagaaaatagaaaattaaaaaaaaaaagatttaactaCCAAGTCAGTTTCCTCCTACAAAGTTCAAAACTGTTTAAAACGACTTTtcatgtgctttatttttttagtcaACACATCAGTGTGCCATTTGCTCTGGCCATATGTCCATGGTCTTATAAATCTCTTTAAGGAAGAACAAAGCTGTGTCCTCTGATTccctgggggaaaaaaaacagaaggtaAAAAAGAGTcagtaaacagttaaaaaaaaaataaaaaagtacttttttcctttatatGAGGACGTTACACTGTTTTCTTCCACATACCAGTAACACAGGTGACTTTGGAGAGCAAAGAGATATTCGTTAAAGCTCTCAATGGGTTTCTCTTGCAGTACATAATCAATGCGACGTCCTCCATTCAGCATGCCCACCTTCACCTGAGTCTCTTCCTCTTTTGCAGGCTCAGGTGTCTCCATCACTAGTTTGTCAgctatacacacatttaaataaatcaacattcaCTAAAACACTTAAGAGAAAATTTCGGTTGTACATCTACATGCACATGGTCTTCAAATCCAAACCTTCTGAAGACTTTCTCAAAATTCACCTTCTTTTTgcatttcctcttcctcttttatTTGACTGGCCACTATGGCCAGCTGTTCATGCAGCTTTGTGGAGGCGGTATGAGCACGAGCAAAATCATGTAGTGTCTGCCATGCAGTCTTTAAAGAACTGATGAAGCCCTGCTTCAAGTCAGAACCCATCCTGGACAGACTCTCCTTTAATTCTAAATACATGAAATTTTTGGTATTgttaatactttattttttttgtcgaGATTTAAGCTATCTatgaaaaatgtcattttgtcaTACACACCAAGATGAAGCCTTTTCCTCCCTTTATGATGAGGGATCAAAACCGGTTCCAGTTCCATATCTGGTAAAACCATGGGCTCAATCCTGTATGCCACTGGATCCAACTGAGAACATTTAGTTTTAAGATAATCAGTTATCTGGCACAGACCCAATTTccataaaagaaaacaataatttcCTGTGACACTAAATGATATTGAAAAGGTCAACATATTAACAGTCATGTACCGCCAACAGCAGACGTTTTCAGGCATGTGTTTGAAAGCAGAAGCttcaaaattaaattatttgattGTCACAAAAAGGTGGTGACAAATGGCCTGAAAAGTGCCAGTTGATATTGTGCTTGGGGCAC
The Tachysurus vachellii isolate PV-2020 chromosome 6, HZAU_Pvac_v1, whole genome shotgun sequence genome window above contains:
- the csgalnact2 gene encoding chondroitin sulfate N-acetylgalactosaminyltransferase 2, with product MPRRGLPLQGRVRWLLLGIFLLLVFLFFVYLLECTPPADVSSGLPGLGGDPFGKEYFQALLQEQEERHLSRAASLKRQIAQLKQELQEMNDKLKSLQERKEGPGLQGLVDGKDQEPSDLLEFLHAQIDKAEVNTGARLPSEYALVPFECFTTTKVYQLEMGLTRHPEEKPVRKDRRDELVEVIEAGLDVLNNPDEEDGQEEDIPMQRQTFTESHFVEGLYRTERDKGTQYELYFAKENSHEYRHVTLFRPFGPLMKVRSTSVDTSSTIINIIVPLSGRTEAFIQFLHNFREVCIHQDKRVHLTVVYFGEEGLQEVTSSLQKLSSEENFTNYTLIPVDEEFSRGRGLDIGAHAWKKEADVLMFFCDVDIYFTSEFLETCRLNTAPGKRVFYPVVFSLYNPAIVYGNLELAPPIEHQLIHKKDAGFWRDFGFGMTCQYRSDFLTIGGFDLEVKGWGVEDVHLYRKYLRSELIVMRTPVSGLFHLWHEKLCADELTPEQYRMCIQSKAMNEASHSHLGMLVFREEIENHLRKQAYKSQSRAED